The genomic region GTTTAAAAACCAAAAAGATGCCAGAAAAATTTTCAACAAGCTTGATAGAGAATACGTAGAGGCCTTGAAGAAAGCATTAAATAGACTCGACAGAGGAGACAGGAAAGATTTAAAAATCATTGCAGGAAGCTACTTTGACCTTATAAACATAATAACTGTTGTTAGACTAAAATTTATCTACCAGTTCGATGCCGATACAATTCTGCAGTTTGTAGTTCCCTTTGGAAATATTGTGAACGATAATAATGTCAAAAAGTTACTGAATCTTAAAAAGCTCTCTGCTGTTCCCTCAGTATTTCCGGCGATTTTTAAAAAATCGATAAAGGATTTTACAGACCTGCGAAGGGAACTTTACAAGTATCATATTGATGTTATTAGTAAGGTTTGGTATGGCTATCCCTTTAAACTTTCAATTCCCTTTGCCCTGTTGAGACTCAAAGAGATTGAGATAAAAAACCTGAAGGCGTGCATAGAGGGTGTCTATTTTGGACTGCCTGAGAAAGAGATAGAAAGAATGTTGGTAGGTGTGTGATGATTTTTCCAGAGAAGATGTACAGAGTTACGATAACGATACCTGAGGATTATCTTGACCAGGAGGTGGAAGCTCTTGGAAAGGCTGCTGTTCTTCACATAGATGACAAGAGCAAAAACAGAATCTTTGAAACAGAACTGAACCGTGTCAATACACTATTATCGATGGCAAAGAGCAACCTTGATGCCCTTGGCGTTTCAGAAAAGGTTGTAGAAGTTGGAAATATTGGCCTTGAAGAGATACCGAGGGAGATAGATAGAATAGAGGTTATCCTGAATGATATATCAAAAATCATAGACAAACTTTCTTCAGAAGGCAAAAAGGTAGAACAGAGGACAAAGGACGTTCTCACGGCCGAAAAGGTTAAGGAGGTACTGAGTAAAGAGATAGACCTTGAAAAACTTGTCAAAAATTTGTCGTTCATAAGATTGAAAGTTGTACTCGTTCCGTCAGATACGATAGAGTCACTTCTCTTAACGGCAAAAA from Desulfurobacterium sp. TC5-1 harbors:
- a CDS encoding V-type ATPase subunit — protein: MWLTRPLKFSYTNAMCRAIKSTLLERSVFQQLLTATTAGDILVAIKDTPYGKFVKSALEESMSKGLDAYFQYLYDKVTDRLSEREKAAFFLFFMGRKELRKRKKEFKNQKDARKIFNKLDREYVEALKKALNRLDRGDRKDLKIIAGSYFDLINIITVVRLKFIYQFDADTILQFVVPFGNIVNDNNVKKLLNLKKLSAVPSVFPAIFKKSIKDFTDLRRELYKYHIDVISKVWYGYPFKLSIPFALLRLKEIEIKNLKACIEGVYFGLPEKEIERMLVGV